From Gimesia panareensis, the proteins below share one genomic window:
- a CDS encoding Calx-beta domain-containing protein — protein MLLTNWLRSIANRCRSKYPRRTRQPKRVRRLSAASLSHALSTRESIAQTEVLEDRTLLTSEFSISSDLRIDEGDSGDTIATFTITRTGSYTGSLNSVATVDFHTEDDTALSSEGDYVPVSTTVTFGADSTSLKQTQTVEVIINGDILVEEEEKFKGILSNNSSGTTIRTSTADERIANDDQARISINDVTVNEADGTAVLTVSMDKPVDYPYVNVGYSTSPGTATEGYSSSDYIKSTGWITFSSGEQSKTITVNINDDDLFEFEETFNVNLNSLPAYGLDIIIVDDRGVVTIEPDDDFVPQFDLQSKLFAPGTANSYDEYGGSFAVDDDTMIVGSSGWDEAGVNEGAAFIYTRNNQGTPTDYSDDTWDYQATLLPPAGYITDGFGSSVTISGNTAVVADYLDDADTDTVNSGAIYVYTRSNNVWTFQQKLTPSDPGNSNWFGRTMIIKNNTIIVGVPKAEGELLSGTSNPYSDRDQGAVYIYTCSGNTWSETARLTASDPMTNKNFGASIALEGSTLVIGAPRDNEIRSDSGAVYVFELQDGDWIEIQKLKPSSPQDAEFFGNSVALDGDNLVVGASYHESLNPDTDQLDNTGAAYVFTRVDDVWQETQMLTITPDVFNSYFGTAVDIQGDLILVGSTRDPASHLITDNGATYIFRKENSEWVQVDILRDLDLNNHAYYGRKIAISHDLIMINAVHDNAQEIAAGSIYVYRPADLPIISIDNMSFTEGDTGSKYVSIEVTRTSTTPGDLSIPALVNFTTLDGDAKVMTGDYLGNSGTLSFEGDPDAVSQTRTFTVQIFGDTFVEKNETFLVKLSNPLGNARLLDKTATITITGDDQSLVRIDDVSVHENDGTATIFVSLDKPVDATVSVDYTTANRTAYSTADYVSSSGTITFTAGTQSQFITIPIVDNSQVEAEESFYVNLSHIQSEGANVAFSDSQGEVSIQDDDQTVIPLLSIDDVTVNEEAGTATLNVSLSAAIPTTVTVDYITANDTAVSPNDYLARSGTVTFNPLETARTITIPIFDSDTVEADETFFVFLDNIQSGVYQVLMNDDQALVTILDKDRPRLTISDLSVNEGAGTATLSVNLTKAQTEAVSIEYATADESAYSTTDFGSSTGIVTFATGETTQTIEIPLTDDDLVEADESFLVNLFNLQDGSLNVSLLDDQARVTIRDDDQATISIDDLTVNEDAGTAVLQVSLSAPVDGDVFVDFTTADQTATSPDDYAETTGTLQFHAGEQLKTITVPIVNSTPLEAYRSFLVNLSHVQADGLIVTIADNQAEVTIIDSIPLRLSIDDVTVNEAGGTATLSVSLNQAINSPFSVDFHTDSQTALPTSDYTDTSGTLVFASQQTTKTITIPLANDDVAEPDETFLVSLENIQSTDYLVEFEDDQAVVTIEDDDQPLLSISDLYVNETAGTATVTVSLSKQHPQAFSVDYATSDGSADAGLDYQATSGTLYFASNQISKTIQIPIIDDLLVETYEYFKVTLSNLQTGSLGVILPSRPANVWIRPDDQANVSISDLTVNEEDGTALVTVSLDRKVAATVFVDYTTEDESATSGEDYLATAGRVTFNPEETTQTIEIPLVDSSLPEDTESFAVKISQISVSSGGYDVIIGDGRASVTILDQGLQSIFSIAPTSVLEGADGTQSMTFEVTRTGAAPGDLDFESSVDFSTLDGTAVAGIDYTALSTTLTFAADSTATTQTQTVTIEVQGDLIIEDSETVIGRLSNPTGVSILAGDVSTLDATGEITNDDLLENNFEFQAPYYPEDINANHTGYETGNSIAIDGNYMVVGDVEKNAIYVYVRNDHGTTEDQSDDTWEFQTELNPTSSSYDKGFGNSVAISGNVIVTGAYDEGRGAVYVFERLGYGWVTYAPFAKLVTLGSLSNYSDFGYSVALEGNSTLVVGAPGVSGGGAVYIIKPQAGSWTNPLVREIRPDGLSAGDQFGHSVAIEGDLLVVGAYGDDENGQTSGAAYVYSKSDSSWITSSIYETRLTASDGEIYDEFGGAVATNGYAVLVGAIRGGAYLYESNGFRANSYGPYETKFIPHLETPSSSIFGYSVAISTTGLLIGAPGVRLPENQNATTGAAFYYEFAGYWSNSSLKQRVISVETQDREYFGSAVALDGTTIAVGAIYADMDGIDSGGTYVFYGPDYTNSSLGEFPLTSELPPGPLNKSNVEDYYGHTLAMNDDYLIVGAPGTDSVLAPGGGVYIYAKDDHGTPDLDSDDSWIYQTILAGPNPEELTLFGSSVAIYGNTIVVGSYSKSGQYEVFIYEMNGSDWTTTAPTVTSLFDSVSRTVNIDLDNTYEDLIAFSGDTIVVGNPEGDGVEANSGVVYVYTRNGADWSTAAPEESVLYASDGATDREFGAAVDIDGDTIVVGTPGWGFGWTVYVYEKQTDWDHAVETSLLNPLLYYGIDLYGSAVAISGDTIFVGSPRSIEQKADSGAVFIIDGSMGWENAETIKYIADEWDNYRGYGTSLFAVDNTLIVTTTFGPTYIYDGSAGWDTQNESTVYSPTFSLGGSYRPTQRIAYYGNYLMAYDVIPSFQPLPEDEQKRVTRINAFTRLVPTFTIDNAEIVEGDTGTQTLDLTVTLGGLTSDLYDQTITIDYTTLDGTATAASGDYQSQTGTLSFNLTAGTETQTRTISIPINGDETIETDEFFKVLLRNPSIKALVPREIATATIRDNDAALLNISDTTVNEGEGTATLTLTLDREIAYPFTVNYYFQSGTAGSVSDFQLVNGSVTFDEGDLSKTFTVPIVDNAEVEFDETFSVNIVADASPFDVQYSNSTATITIVDDDQAQVSIDDISVDEETGFATVTVSLDQPVDGTVTLDYATADQTALADADYQATSGTLTFTADEQSKTITINLVNSDLIEVDKTFLVNLTNLQSNGLDVIMPDNQAEVTITDSDLLHR, from the coding sequence ATGCTGCTGACGAACTGGCTCAGGTCAATCGCCAACCGTTGTCGTTCAAAATATCCCCGCAGAACCCGCCAGCCGAAACGGGTTCGCCGGTTGTCTGCCGCCTCCCTGTCACACGCGCTGTCGACCCGGGAATCCATCGCGCAGACAGAAGTCCTGGAAGACCGGACGCTGCTGACGTCAGAATTCAGTATCAGTTCTGATCTCAGAATTGATGAAGGTGATTCCGGGGACACAATTGCTACCTTCACGATCACGAGAACCGGGAGCTATACCGGGAGTCTCAATTCAGTCGCCACTGTGGATTTCCATACCGAAGACGACACGGCCCTCTCCTCAGAGGGAGACTATGTCCCGGTCTCGACCACAGTCACTTTTGGAGCAGATTCAACATCCCTGAAACAGACTCAGACCGTGGAAGTGATCATCAACGGGGATATTCTGGTCGAAGAAGAAGAAAAATTTAAGGGCATCCTCTCGAATAACAGTTCAGGTACCACAATCCGAACCTCGACCGCGGATGAACGAATTGCGAATGACGACCAGGCACGGATTTCGATTAACGATGTAACCGTTAACGAAGCTGACGGGACTGCTGTATTGACTGTTTCGATGGATAAACCCGTTGATTATCCATATGTCAATGTTGGATATTCCACTTCGCCAGGTACCGCAACAGAAGGTTATTCTTCAAGCGATTATATAAAATCGACAGGATGGATCACTTTCTCCAGTGGAGAACAGTCAAAAACCATCACAGTTAATATTAACGATGATGATCTCTTTGAATTTGAAGAGACTTTTAACGTAAACCTGAATTCCCTTCCCGCATATGGTCTCGACATTATCATTGTTGATGATCGCGGAGTGGTCACAATTGAACCGGATGATGATTTCGTTCCTCAGTTTGACCTGCAGTCAAAGCTTTTTGCGCCGGGAACGGCCAATTCTTATGATGAATATGGGGGCTCTTTCGCTGTCGATGATGACACCATGATTGTCGGCAGTAGTGGCTGGGATGAAGCAGGAGTGAATGAAGGTGCGGCCTTTATCTATACCCGAAACAACCAGGGAACCCCCACCGATTATTCTGATGACACCTGGGATTATCAGGCGACATTATTGCCTCCAGCCGGCTATATCACAGATGGTTTTGGATCTTCAGTTACCATCAGTGGTAATACTGCAGTCGTCGCTGATTACCTGGATGATGCAGATACAGACACTGTGAACAGTGGCGCCATCTATGTCTACACACGATCAAATAATGTCTGGACGTTCCAACAGAAACTGACTCCATCAGATCCTGGTAACTCAAACTGGTTTGGTCGTACGATGATCATCAAAAATAATACGATCATCGTCGGCGTTCCCAAAGCAGAGGGAGAATTACTCTCCGGTACTTCTAACCCCTATTCTGATCGTGACCAGGGTGCCGTTTATATTTATACCTGCTCTGGTAATACCTGGTCAGAGACGGCAAGGCTCACTGCCTCAGACCCTATGACAAATAAAAACTTCGGAGCTTCAATTGCTCTCGAGGGCTCGACGCTGGTGATCGGCGCTCCCAGAGACAATGAAATACGCAGTGACAGTGGCGCAGTCTATGTGTTCGAGTTGCAGGATGGAGACTGGATCGAGATTCAAAAGCTGAAACCCAGTTCGCCTCAGGATGCCGAATTCTTCGGAAATAGTGTTGCCTTGGATGGAGATAACCTGGTGGTTGGCGCCAGCTATCATGAGTCGTTGAACCCTGACACTGACCAGTTAGATAACACCGGGGCCGCCTATGTGTTTACCAGAGTCGATGATGTCTGGCAGGAAACACAAATGCTGACAATCACCCCCGATGTATTTAACTCCTATTTTGGAACCGCTGTAGATATTCAGGGGGATTTGATTCTGGTCGGTTCCACAAGAGACCCGGCTTCTCACCTGATAACGGATAATGGTGCCACTTACATTTTCAGAAAAGAAAACTCGGAGTGGGTGCAGGTAGACATCCTGAGAGATTTAGATCTGAATAATCATGCTTACTACGGTCGCAAGATAGCAATTTCCCATGATTTAATCATGATCAATGCGGTACATGATAATGCACAGGAGATAGCGGCTGGGTCCATTTACGTCTACCGTCCGGCAGACCTTCCCATCATCTCCATTGACAATATGAGCTTTACGGAAGGTGATACGGGTTCAAAATATGTGTCCATTGAGGTCACTCGCACCAGTACAACTCCCGGCGATTTGAGCATCCCGGCGCTGGTCAACTTCACCACACTGGATGGTGATGCCAAAGTCATGACGGGGGACTATCTGGGAAATTCGGGAACATTGTCTTTTGAAGGTGATCCCGACGCGGTCTCGCAAACGCGCACTTTTACGGTCCAGATCTTCGGCGACACTTTTGTCGAAAAAAATGAGACGTTTCTGGTCAAACTCTCCAATCCCCTGGGAAATGCCCGACTGTTAGACAAGACAGCGACCATCACCATCACAGGAGACGATCAGTCGCTGGTGCGGATCGATGATGTCAGCGTCCATGAAAATGACGGGACGGCCACAATCTTCGTCTCTCTGGACAAGCCGGTCGATGCCACGGTCAGTGTCGATTATACGACCGCCAACCGCACCGCCTATTCCACAGCTGATTACGTCAGCTCATCGGGTACCATTACGTTTACCGCAGGTACGCAATCACAGTTCATTACGATTCCGATTGTGGATAACAGCCAGGTGGAAGCAGAAGAATCGTTCTATGTGAACCTGAGCCATATCCAGTCAGAGGGAGCGAACGTCGCCTTCAGTGACAGCCAGGGCGAGGTTTCCATTCAGGACGACGACCAGACGGTGATCCCCCTCCTGTCGATCGATGATGTGACTGTGAATGAAGAAGCAGGAACCGCCACACTGAATGTCTCGCTCAGTGCAGCCATTCCTACGACGGTGACGGTCGACTATATTACGGCCAACGACACGGCTGTCTCCCCCAACGATTACCTGGCCCGGTCCGGCACGGTCACGTTCAATCCCCTGGAAACAGCCAGAACGATCACCATTCCCATTTTCGATTCAGATACGGTCGAAGCCGACGAAACATTTTTCGTCTTTCTGGATAACATTCAGTCGGGAGTCTACCAGGTCCTGATGAATGACGATCAGGCACTGGTCACGATCCTGGACAAGGACCGGCCGCGCCTGACAATCAGCGATCTCTCGGTCAATGAGGGTGCCGGCACCGCCACGCTTTCGGTCAACCTGACGAAAGCACAGACCGAAGCGGTGAGCATCGAATATGCCACCGCCGACGAATCCGCCTATTCGACAACCGACTTTGGATCATCCACCGGCATCGTGACATTTGCAACTGGAGAAACCACGCAGACGATTGAGATCCCCCTGACCGATGACGATCTCGTGGAAGCCGATGAATCGTTCCTGGTCAACCTGTTCAATCTGCAGGACGGTTCCCTCAATGTGAGCTTACTGGACGATCAGGCCCGGGTCACGATTCGGGACGACGATCAGGCCACGATCTCGATCGATGATCTCACGGTCAACGAAGACGCAGGCACCGCTGTTTTGCAGGTCTCCCTGAGTGCCCCGGTCGATGGAGACGTGTTTGTCGATTTTACGACCGCAGATCAGACGGCAACCAGTCCGGATGACTATGCAGAGACGACTGGCACACTGCAGTTCCACGCCGGCGAGCAGCTGAAAACGATTACCGTCCCGATTGTCAATTCGACGCCCCTGGAAGCGTACCGCTCGTTCCTGGTTAATTTGAGCCATGTGCAGGCTGACGGACTGATCGTCACGATTGCAGACAACCAGGCCGAGGTCACCATCATCGATTCCATCCCGCTCAGGTTGTCGATTGACGATGTCACGGTTAATGAAGCCGGGGGAACGGCGACCCTGTCTGTCTCCCTCAACCAGGCGATCAACAGTCCCTTCAGTGTTGACTTCCATACGGATTCTCAAACCGCACTTCCCACAAGTGACTATACCGACACATCAGGCACCCTCGTCTTTGCTTCCCAGCAAACGACAAAAACCATTACGATCCCCCTCGCCAATGATGATGTAGCCGAACCGGATGAAACATTTCTGGTTTCACTCGAGAACATTCAGTCTACAGATTATCTGGTCGAATTCGAAGATGACCAGGCGGTTGTCACAATCGAAGATGATGATCAACCGCTCCTGTCAATCAGTGATCTCTATGTCAATGAAACAGCGGGAACGGCTACCGTCACGGTGAGTTTATCAAAACAACATCCCCAGGCGTTCAGCGTCGACTACGCCACTTCTGACGGTTCTGCCGACGCCGGTTTAGACTACCAGGCCACTTCCGGCACACTCTATTTCGCTTCCAATCAGATTTCGAAAACCATTCAGATCCCCATCATCGATGATCTGCTGGTGGAAACATATGAATATTTCAAAGTCACATTATCCAATCTGCAGACAGGTTCGCTGGGTGTAATCCTCCCTTCCCGGCCGGCAAATGTCTGGATTCGCCCTGATGATCAGGCCAACGTTTCCATTTCTGATCTCACAGTCAACGAAGAGGACGGAACCGCACTTGTGACCGTATCCCTCGACAGAAAAGTGGCAGCAACCGTCTTCGTTGATTATACCACTGAAGATGAGAGCGCCACCAGCGGCGAAGACTATCTGGCTACCGCAGGCAGAGTAACATTCAACCCGGAAGAAACCACCCAGACCATTGAGATCCCCCTGGTCGATTCGAGTCTGCCCGAAGATACCGAATCATTTGCGGTCAAAATTTCGCAAATCAGTGTCAGTTCAGGCGGCTATGATGTCATCATTGGAGATGGCCGTGCCAGCGTCACAATTCTGGACCAGGGGCTGCAGTCCATTTTCAGTATCGCACCGACCAGCGTACTGGAAGGCGCAGACGGTACGCAGTCAATGACGTTCGAAGTCACCCGGACAGGAGCTGCTCCCGGTGACCTGGATTTTGAATCGAGTGTTGATTTCTCGACACTCGACGGCACCGCGGTGGCGGGCATTGATTATACGGCGCTGTCAACCACCCTGACCTTCGCCGCCGATTCCACGGCAACCACACAGACTCAGACCGTGACCATCGAAGTCCAGGGGGATCTGATCATTGAAGACTCAGAGACCGTGATCGGACGTCTGAGCAATCCCACCGGAGTGAGCATTCTGGCAGGTGATGTCTCCACTTTAGATGCCACGGGAGAGATTACCAACGATGATCTGCTGGAAAACAATTTTGAGTTTCAGGCCCCCTATTACCCGGAAGATATCAATGCCAATCATACCGGATACGAGACAGGAAATTCGATTGCCATAGACGGTAATTACATGGTCGTTGGGGATGTGGAAAAAAACGCCATTTATGTCTATGTGCGTAATGATCACGGAACAACCGAGGATCAGTCCGACGACACCTGGGAATTCCAGACCGAGCTCAATCCAACGTCATCATCTTACGATAAAGGCTTCGGAAATTCGGTTGCCATCTCTGGAAATGTCATTGTGACGGGAGCTTATGACGAAGGCAGGGGGGCAGTTTACGTATTCGAAAGACTTGGATATGGCTGGGTCACCTATGCACCTTTTGCAAAACTGGTCACTCTCGGGAGCCTGTCTAACTACTCCGACTTTGGTTACTCAGTCGCCCTTGAAGGCAACAGTACGCTGGTTGTGGGTGCCCCCGGTGTTTCAGGTGGGGGAGCAGTATACATAATCAAGCCTCAGGCAGGTTCCTGGACCAACCCCCTGGTTCGAGAAATTCGGCCAGACGGCCTCTCTGCAGGCGATCAGTTCGGACATTCCGTTGCGATTGAGGGGGACTTGCTTGTCGTCGGTGCCTATGGTGATGATGAAAATGGCCAGACCAGTGGAGCAGCTTATGTCTATTCTAAATCAGATTCGAGCTGGATCACCAGTTCCATTTATGAAACCAGACTGACCGCCTCTGATGGAGAAATCTATGACGAATTCGGCGGAGCAGTAGCCACCAATGGTTATGCTGTGTTAGTGGGAGCCATCAGGGGAGGCGCCTATCTATACGAAAGCAATGGTTTTCGAGCCAACTCTTATGGCCCCTATGAAACGAAATTTATTCCCCATCTCGAAACACCTTCATCGTCAATCTTCGGATACTCTGTCGCGATCAGTACGACTGGCCTTCTGATTGGAGCCCCCGGAGTCAGGCTGCCTGAAAATCAGAATGCGACAACCGGCGCAGCATTTTATTATGAGTTTGCAGGCTACTGGTCTAACAGTTCATTGAAACAGCGAGTGATCTCGGTCGAGACGCAGGATCGCGAGTACTTCGGTTCAGCGGTGGCCCTCGACGGAACGACCATTGCAGTCGGGGCAATATATGCAGACATGGATGGTATAGACAGTGGTGGGACTTATGTATTTTATGGACCAGACTATACGAACTCCTCTCTGGGTGAGTTTCCTCTGACAAGCGAGTTGCCTCCGGGACCACTCAATAAGTCGAATGTGGAAGATTATTATGGCCACACCCTGGCCATGAATGATGACTACCTGATCGTAGGTGCGCCCGGAACGGATTCTGTTCTCGCTCCCGGGGGAGGCGTCTATATTTATGCCAAAGATGATCACGGCACACCAGATCTTGATTCTGATGACAGCTGGATTTATCAAACGATACTCGCAGGTCCCAACCCGGAAGAACTCACTCTGTTCGGTTCCAGTGTTGCTATCTACGGTAACACGATCGTGGTCGGCTCCTATAGCAAATCCGGGCAGTATGAAGTCTTTATCTATGAAATGAATGGTTCCGACTGGACCACCACAGCCCCGACCGTTACCTCTTTATTTGACTCTGTTTCCCGGACCGTCAACATCGATCTCGACAATACATATGAGGATCTGATTGCCTTCTCCGGCGATACGATTGTCGTGGGAAATCCCGAAGGAGATGGCGTCGAGGCGAATTCGGGAGTCGTTTACGTCTACACCAGAAATGGTGCCGACTGGTCCACAGCGGCTCCAGAAGAATCAGTACTCTATGCCTCCGATGGGGCAACAGACAGAGAATTCGGTGCCGCCGTCGACATTGATGGAGACACGATTGTCGTTGGTACCCCGGGATGGGGTTTTGGCTGGACCGTTTACGTCTATGAGAAACAGACCGACTGGGACCATGCTGTGGAAACCAGTCTCTTGAATCCCCTGCTTTATTACGGCATAGATTTATATGGTTCTGCTGTCGCCATTTCCGGCGATACCATATTTGTTGGTTCACCAAGAAGCATCGAACAGAAAGCCGATAGCGGCGCTGTCTTCATTATTGACGGATCCATGGGCTGGGAAAATGCAGAAACAATCAAATATATCGCTGACGAATGGGACAATTACCGCGGATACGGTACGTCTCTCTTTGCAGTAGACAACACCCTGATTGTAACAACTACCTTTGGCCCCACCTACATCTACGACGGATCAGCAGGCTGGGACACACAGAACGAGTCCACAGTTTATTCACCAACATTTTCCTTAGGTGGGTCGTATCGGCCTACACAAAGAATCGCCTATTATGGCAATTACCTGATGGCCTATGACGTTATCCCCAGTTTCCAGCCTCTTCCGGAAGATGAACAGAAACGTGTAACCCGAATCAATGCATTCACACGCCTGGTCCCCACCTTCACCATCGACAACGCTGAAATCGTGGAAGGAGATACTGGCACTCAGACTCTGGACCTGACCGTGACCCTGGGAGGCTTGACGTCCGATTTATATGACCAGACTATCACCATCGATTACACCACACTGGATGGAACAGCCACCGCGGCCTCCGGTGACTATCAGTCACAAACGGGCACTTTAAGTTTTAATCTCACAGCGGGAACCGAAACTCAAACCAGAACGATTTCCATTCCCATCAATGGTGATGAAACGATTGAAACTGATGAGTTCTTTAAAGTCCTCCTCAGAAACCCCTCGATTAAGGCGCTGGTCCCCCGTGAAATTGCCACGGCCACTATTCGAGACAATGACGCCGCACTCCTGAATATCTCCGATACGACCGTCAATGAAGGAGAGGGAACAGCCACATTGACGCTCACGCTCGATCGAGAAATAGCATACCCGTTCACGGTCAACTATTATTTTCAATCCGGCACTGCCGGATCTGTCAGTGATTTCCAACTGGTAAATGGATCAGTTACGTTTGATGAAGGAGATCTGTCTAAAACCTTCACGGTACCGATCGTCGACAATGCGGAAGTGGAATTCGATGAAACGTTCTCGGTCAACATTGTGGCCGATGCTTCCCCCTTTGACGTGCAGTACAGCAATTCTACAGCAACCATCACCATTGTGGATGATGACCAGGCACAAGTTTCCATTGACGACATCAGTGTCGATGAAGAAACCGGCTTCGCCACAGTCACGGTCTCGCTGGATCAGCCTGTGGATGGAACCGTGACGCTCGACTATGCGACTGCAGACCAGACCGCTCTGGCCGACGCGGATTACCAGGCCACTTCCGGTACTCTGACCTTTACTGCAGACGAACAGTCAAAAACAATTACCATCAATCTCGTCAATTCCGATCTGATCGAAGTTGATAAAACCTTCCTGGTCAACCTCACCAACCTGCAGTCGAACGGGCTGGATGTCATCATGCCAGACAACCAGGCTGAAGTCACCATCACGGATTCCGACCTTCTCCATCGATGA